From Polynucleobacter paludilacus:
GCGACGACAGTGAAAAACCTTGGTGCTTTAGATGCGGACACTGATGACTGAGAGGCTTAGATATATCGAATCGCCAAGATTTCAACTTCCCGATTTCCACCAGGAGCTTGCACTGCAACCACATCGCCCTCTTCTTTACTAATGAGTGCACGCGCGATTGGTGAGCTGATCGAAATCAAGTTACTAGCGATATCAGCCTCATCGTCGCCCACAATTTGATAAGTAAATTGAGTGCCGTCTTCTAAATCTTCAAGATCAACTGTTGCACCAAAGACTACTCGACCGTTGACATCTAATGAAGCAGGATCAATCACTTGAGCAGCAGACAACTTGCTTTCTAATTCTTGAATGCGCCCCTCAATGAAGCCCTGCTTTTCTTTGGCTGCATCATATTCAGCATTCTCAGAGAGGTCGCCTTGTGCGCGCGCTTCAGAGATTGCATTGATGACGGAAGGACGCTCAATATGTTTGAGGCGATGTAACTCCTCTTTCAGAAGTTCTGCACCACGCTTAGTAATGGGAATTGTGCTCATACCGCTAACCTAAATAAGAATCGATTGCCTTGCGCAAATCGCGCAAGGCCTGATTTTAGATTAATTCAGCAGTAGATGTAAATTCTGTAAAGAGTACACCTCAAGCGACTCATTTCCGCCATGCTGAGATGCAAGCAAACCATCCATCACCGCACGCGCAGCACTAATCGTGGTGTAGTAGGTAATCCCTTGCGCCTGAGCACTGGTCCGAATCGAACGTGAATCCGCAATGGCAGCCCGGGTTTCATCCACTGTAGTAAATACCAGGGAGATTTCACCGTTCTTAATCAAATCCACAATATGTGGACGACCATCTTTTACTTTATTCACTACTCGAACAGGCAATCCAGCCGCTTCAATTGCTGCTGCGGTGCCTTTGGTAGCAACCATTGGGAAGCCCAGTTGATGTAATAACTTAGCGACTTCAACTGCCTTCGCCTTGTCACTATCCTTGACAGTCAGAGCAACCGTGCCCGTCTTAGGCAACTTCGTTCCAGCACCCAGTTGAGATTTGAAGAGCGCCTCACCAAAGGTTTTACCGACACCCATAACCTCACCTGTGGAGCGCATCTCTGGCCCCAAGATTGGATCAATGCCAGGAAATTTATTGAATGGGAAAACGGCTTCCTTGACAGAGAAATACGGTGGCTTCACTTCAGCCTCAATACCCTGCTGGTCGAGTGATTGCCCCACCATGCAACGGGCAGCAATCTTAGCCAGCTGCAAGCCAGTAGCTTTAGAGACAAAAGGAACGGTCCGGGAGGCGCGGGGATTAACTTCAAGCACATAAATCACATCCAGACCATTGACATTCTGAATCGCAAACTGGACGTTCATTAGACCAACTACATTCAAACCTTTTGCCATCGCAGCAGTTTGACGCTTGATCTCACTTACAGTTTCCTCAGAGAGAGAATACGGTGGCAAGGAACATGCAGAGTCACCAGAGTGAACTCCAGCCTGCTCAATATGCTCCATCACTCCGCCGATAAATACCCGCTTACCGTCGCTGATGCAATCCACATCACACTCAATCGCGTCATTCAAGAAGCGATCTAAAAGCACAGGAGAATCATTAGATACTTTGACAGCTTCACGCATATAGCGTTCGAGATCTCTGCCATCGTGCACGATTTCCATTGCACGACCACCCAAAACATAAGAAGGACGAACTACCAATGGATAGCCAATTTCTTCAGCGAGCTTGAGTGCCTCATCTTCAGCGCGTGCGGTGCGGTTAGGTGGTTGACGTAAGCCCAAATCTTGCAGAAGTTTCTGGAAACGCTCACGATCTTCAGCCGCATCAATCATGTCAGGCGAAGTACCAATAATAGGCACACCATTCTTCTCAAGATCCAATGCCAACTTCAAGGGGGTTTGACCACCATACTGGACGATGACGCCCTTAGGCTTCTCTTTAGCGACAATCTCTAAAACATCTTCAAGCGTCAATGGCTCAAAGTAGAGACGATCAGAAGTGTCATAGTCAGTAGAAACAGTTTCTGGATTACAGTTCACCATGATGGTTTCAAAACCATCGTCACGCATGGCCAGCGCAGCATGGACGCAGCAGTAGTCAAACTCAATACCCTGACCGATGCGATTGGGTCCACCACCGAGCACCATGATCTTGTCACGATTCGTTGGATTTGACTCGCACTCACCATGCTCAGCTTCATAGGTGGAATACATATAAGCAGTATTAGTAGCGAATTCTGCTGCGCACGTATCTACCCGCTTATAAACAGGGGTGACTTTGAGACGATGACGTGCAGAGCGAATGGATGATGCATCGACGCCGAGTAATTTAGCGAGTCTGCGATCCGAGAATCCCTTCTGCTTTACAAAACGCAGTTCTGCTGCTGACAGGCTATCGATCTTGCGCTGCTTAAGCTCAGTCTCCATGGTAATGAGCTCTTCAATTTGCTCTAAGAACCAAGGATCGACTTTAGTTTCAGCGTAGATCTCATCTAAACCCATTCCCATCCGGAAGGCATCAGCCAAATACCAAATACGATCAGGGCCAGGCTCACCAATTTCTTGAATGATGTCGTCTAAATCAGTAGACACTTCATCTAAACCATCTACCCCCACCTCAAGACCACGTAGGGCTTTTTGGAAGGACTCTTGGAAGGTGCGGCCAATCGCCATCACTTCACCAACGGATTTCATCTGAGTAGTTAAACGTGAATCTGCTTGCGGGAACTTCTCAAAAGCAAAGCGAGGAATCTTGGTCACGACATAGTCGATTGACGGCTCGAAGGATGCAGGTGTTGCACCACCTGTGATGTCATTCTTGAGTTCATCTAAGGTGTATCCGACTGCCAACTTGGCAGCAATCTTCGCGATTGGGAAACCAGTCGCTTTAGAAGCCAATGCAGATGAGCGAGATACCCGTGGGTTCATCTCAATCACAATCATGCGCCCATCAGCTGGGTTAATCGAGAACTGCACGTTTGAACCGCCAGTATCTACGCCGATCTCGCGCAAGACCGCAATCGATGCATTACGCATGATTTGATATTCTTTATCGGTCAAGGTTTGAGCAGGTGCGACCGTAATCGAGTCACCGGTATGAACGCCCATCGGATCTAAGTTTTCAATCGAGCAAACAATGATGCAGTTATCAGCACGATCTCGCACCACTTCCATCTCAAATTCTTTCCAACCCAAGAGCGACTCTTCAATCAGCAGTTCGTGGGTCGGTGAGAGATCTAAACCGCGTTTGCAGATTTCTTCAAACTCTTCGCGGTTATAAGCAATACCACCGCCTGATCCACCCATGGTGAATGATGGACGGATCACTACCGGGAAACCGGCGCTACCAGTTTCTTGTTGAATGCGTTGCTGTACTTCATGAGCTTCATCTAGCGAATGGGCAATCCCAGACTTGGCAGAGCCTAGACCAATTTTGGTCATCGCCTCTTTGAACTTTTGACGATCTTCTGCCTTATCAATTGCCTCAGGTGAAGCGCCAATCAATTCACAGCCGTATTTTTCTAATACACCGTGGCGATGTAAATCCAGTGCACAGTTCAATGCGGTTTGACCACCCATCGTT
This genomic window contains:
- the greA gene encoding transcription elongation factor GreA gives rise to the protein MSTIPITKRGAELLKEELHRLKHIERPSVINAISEARAQGDLSENAEYDAAKEKQGFIEGRIQELESKLSAAQVIDPASLDVNGRVVFGATVDLEDLEDGTQFTYQIVGDDEADIASNLISISSPIARALISKEEGDVVAVQAPGGNREVEILAIRYI
- the carB gene encoding carbamoyl-phosphate synthase large subunit is translated as MPKRSDIKSILIIGAGPIVIGQACEFDYSGAQACKALRDEGYKVILVNSNPATIMTDPEMADVTYIEPITWEVVERIIATEKPDAILPTMGGQTALNCALDLHRHGVLEKYGCELIGASPEAIDKAEDRQKFKEAMTKIGLGSAKSGIAHSLDEAHEVQQRIQQETGSAGFPVVIRPSFTMGGSGGGIAYNREEFEEICKRGLDLSPTHELLIEESLLGWKEFEMEVVRDRADNCIIVCSIENLDPMGVHTGDSITVAPAQTLTDKEYQIMRNASIAVLREIGVDTGGSNVQFSINPADGRMIVIEMNPRVSRSSALASKATGFPIAKIAAKLAVGYTLDELKNDITGGATPASFEPSIDYVVTKIPRFAFEKFPQADSRLTTQMKSVGEVMAIGRTFQESFQKALRGLEVGVDGLDEVSTDLDDIIQEIGEPGPDRIWYLADAFRMGMGLDEIYAETKVDPWFLEQIEELITMETELKQRKIDSLSAAELRFVKQKGFSDRRLAKLLGVDASSIRSARHRLKVTPVYKRVDTCAAEFATNTAYMYSTYEAEHGECESNPTNRDKIMVLGGGPNRIGQGIEFDYCCVHAALAMRDDGFETIMVNCNPETVSTDYDTSDRLYFEPLTLEDVLEIVAKEKPKGVIVQYGGQTPLKLALDLEKNGVPIIGTSPDMIDAAEDRERFQKLLQDLGLRQPPNRTARAEDEALKLAEEIGYPLVVRPSYVLGGRAMEIVHDGRDLERYMREAVKVSNDSPVLLDRFLNDAIECDVDCISDGKRVFIGGVMEHIEQAGVHSGDSACSLPPYSLSEETVSEIKRQTAAMAKGLNVVGLMNVQFAIQNVNGLDVIYVLEVNPRASRTVPFVSKATGLQLAKIAARCMVGQSLDQQGIEAEVKPPYFSVKEAVFPFNKFPGIDPILGPEMRSTGEVMGVGKTFGEALFKSQLGAGTKLPKTGTVALTVKDSDKAKAVEVAKLLHQLGFPMVATKGTAAAIEAAGLPVRVVNKVKDGRPHIVDLIKNGEISLVFTTVDETRAAIADSRSIRTSAQAQGITYYTTISAARAVMDGLLASQHGGNESLEVYSLQNLHLLLN